The Populus trichocarpa isolate Nisqually-1 chromosome 11, P.trichocarpa_v4.1, whole genome shotgun sequence genome has a segment encoding these proteins:
- the LOC7471901 gene encoding uncharacterized protein LOC7471901, whose protein sequence is MLRITRTQQPLQSLTHQFLQRCSVSGTSKGKGKDGVAKKRSKVTTNKNKKSGSQDPSRSFSRQDSERNRLYDQCINAPAPVRYLKPKDRAREAEREKMGLLSKDRIREKEILKKGGRQAMGVPDEPMIIGTPGLDLISLGLVDVDKIPKYELTEEDGMKLAKEYSRVLMRKHRARQAALTNCLKCKNEAIEALPENLKKAALIPDLTPFPASSFMATLTPPIEGYSEKINEAAKKSAGMQKIR, encoded by the coding sequence atgcttaGAATCACAAGAACTCAACAACCACTCCAGTCCCTAACCCACCAATTCCTCCAACGTTGTTCTGTAAGTGGAACGTCGAAAGGAAAAGGCAAAGATGGGGTAGCAAAGAAGCGCTCTAAAGTAACAacgaacaagaacaaaaaatcagGCTCTCAAGATCCTTCTAGATCATTTTCGCGTCAAGACTCTGAGAGGAACCGTCTTTATGACCAATGCATCAACGCACCAGCCCCAGTTCGTTACTTAAAGCCCAAAGACCGTGCCCGTGAAgcagaaagagaaaaaatgggACTTCTAAGCAAAGACAGGATTCGCGAAAAGGAGATTTTAAAGAAAGGTGGAAGGCAGGCTATGGGTGTTCCTGATGAGCCCATGATTATTGGGACTCCtggtttagatttgatttctttagGTTTGGTTGATGTCGATAAGATACCAAAATATGAGTTGACTGAGGAGGATGGGATGAAACTGGCCAAGGAGTACAGTAGGGTGTTGATGAGAAAGCATAGGGCCAGACAGGCTGCTTTGACTAATTGCTTGAAGTGTAAGAACGAGGCTATTGAGGCTTTACCGGAGAATTTGAAGAAGGCCGCCTTGATACCGGATCTAACGCCTTTTCCTGCGAGTAGTTTCATGGCTACTTTGACTCCACCCATTGAAGGGTATAGTGAGAAAATTAATGAGGCAGCGAAGAAGAGTGCTGGGATGCAAAAGATTAGATAG